A single region of the Vibrio cyclitrophicus genome encodes:
- a CDS encoding MATE family efflux transporter, protein MPTADSTLNKRMGIVALTWPIFIEVLLRTALNTSDVFMLSGYSDKAVSAVGVISQISFFLIIVSTMVSSGTGILIAQYNGASRDEESAHVGVASIVLAIITGLLLSIIAILGAEYFIPLYQLEAQVEQYAQEYLFISGALTFNVTIGVVLTTILRSHGYSKSPMIINLIAGVINVLGNYCVLYQPFGLPVYGVQGVAAATVISQMIGLLILIGVVRNKGIDLPLKQFKSVPKAIYQKIIKIGSMNAGEVLSYNMAQITITFFIVQMGTSSLAAFTYAQNIARLSFAFALAIGQGSQIQTGYYIGKGWIDEITNRVQRYFVVGFIASTSITCMVYIFRFEILDLFTQDPEIIALAALLIAGSILLEAGRVFNLIFISCLKATGDIKFPVKMGILSMWGIGVAMSYLLGVHWGYGVFGAWMAIAMDEWFRGIIMAYRWRAKKWTRFSF, encoded by the coding sequence ATGCCTACTGCTGATTCCACCCTAAATAAACGCATGGGAATCGTTGCGCTCACCTGGCCAATTTTTATCGAAGTTCTTTTAAGAACAGCCCTCAACACCAGTGATGTATTCATGCTATCAGGATACTCAGACAAAGCTGTGTCTGCCGTTGGTGTTATCTCTCAGATATCCTTTTTTCTAATCATCGTATCCACCATGGTCAGCAGTGGCACAGGCATCCTCATCGCGCAATACAACGGTGCTTCTCGCGACGAAGAGAGCGCTCATGTGGGTGTGGCGAGTATTGTATTAGCCATCATTACAGGCCTGTTACTGAGCATTATCGCCATTCTTGGCGCTGAGTATTTTATCCCGCTTTATCAACTTGAAGCTCAAGTGGAACAATACGCTCAAGAGTACCTATTTATCAGCGGTGCTCTCACCTTTAACGTGACGATTGGCGTTGTGCTAACGACGATTCTGCGCAGTCATGGCTACTCTAAGTCACCGATGATCATTAACTTAATAGCAGGTGTTATTAACGTACTGGGTAACTATTGCGTGTTGTACCAACCTTTTGGCCTACCAGTGTACGGTGTACAAGGCGTTGCTGCAGCAACGGTCATTAGCCAAATGATTGGCCTATTGATCTTAATCGGTGTTGTAAGAAACAAAGGAATAGACTTACCTCTTAAGCAGTTCAAATCCGTACCTAAAGCTATCTACCAAAAAATCATTAAGATCGGCTCGATGAATGCGGGTGAGGTGCTGTCTTACAACATGGCGCAAATCACGATTACTTTCTTCATAGTGCAGATGGGAACCTCGTCATTGGCAGCGTTCACCTATGCACAAAACATCGCGCGTCTCTCTTTTGCGTTTGCTTTAGCTATCGGCCAAGGAAGCCAAATTCAAACAGGCTACTACATTGGAAAGGGCTGGATAGATGAAATTACGAACCGAGTACAACGCTACTTTGTGGTTGGCTTCATCGCCTCAACTAGCATTACTTGTATGGTCTATATATTCCGTTTTGAGATTCTGGATCTATTCACTCAAGATCCTGAAATTATCGCCCTTGCTGCATTACTTATTGCCGGTTCAATCTTGTTAGAAGCTGGCCGTGTTTTTAACCTGATCTTCATCTCATGTCTAAAAGCGACAGGCGATATTAAGTTCCCCGTAAAGATGGGAATATTGAGCATGTGGGGCATTGGGGTTGCAATGAGCTATTTGCTTGGTGTGCACTGGGGCTACGGTGTATTTGGTGCCTGGATGGCTATCGCGATGGACGAATGGTTCCGTGGAATCATCATGGCCTATCGCTGGCGAGCTAAGAAATGGACTCGATTCTCTTTTTAG